From Linepithema humile isolate Giens D197 chromosome 8, Lhum_UNIL_v1.0, whole genome shotgun sequence, one genomic window encodes:
- the LOC105673795 gene encoding metallo-beta-lactamase domain-containing protein 1 — protein MCEVVVLFEGYSKELDDGKMDANCSCILIKGSKLIIVDTMTAWDREKIIEELAQHNIQATDINYVVCTHSHADHIGNNNLFTNAEHIVGLSVQRGTIFYEDPRISNEGYELCSGVKVIATPGHTAEDVTVLVESIRDGETTVFAITGDLFEKEEDILTPSIWKSLGAPKLLQTQSVMRSRIINLADFIIPGHGPMFRVTDAMRETVKSQIVK, from the exons ATGTGTGAAGTTGTTGTCTTGTTCGAGGGCTATTCCAAAGAGTTGGACGATGGAAAAATGGATGCTAATTGCTCTTGCATTCTAATAAAAGGCTCCAAACTGATTATTGTCGATACTATGACTGCCTGGGATCgtgagaaaataatagaag agcTTGCACAGCACAATATTCAAGCGACGGACATCAATTATGTTGTTTGCACTCATAGCCACGCAGATCACATAGGGaacaacaatttatttacaaatgctGAACATATCGTGGGTTTGTCTGTTCAACGCGGTACCATATTCTATGAGGATCCACGAATTTCAAATG AAGGCTACGAGCTCTGTTCGGGCGTTAAAGTTATAGCCACACCTGGGCATACAGCGGAGGATGTCACTGTCCTCGTGGAATCGATAAGAGATGGCGAGACGACGGTTTTTGCTATTACAG GAGATTTGTTTgagaaagaggaagatatTCTAACGCCGTCCATCTGGAAGTCGCTGGGCGCACCGAAATTGCTACAAACCCAGTCTGTTATGCGTTCCCGTATAATAAACCTCGCAGACTTTATAATACCTGGGCATGGGCCGATGTTCCGTGTTACGGACGCTATGAGGGAAACTGTAAAGAGTCAGATAGTTAAATGA
- the ox gene encoding cytochrome b-c1 complex subunit 9: MGLGATLYNLVLKRTSTFTVTIIATAFIFERGFDLASEKIFDTINKGKLWKHIKDKYEQ, translated from the exons atgggtcTCGGTGCTACGTTATACAATCTCGTTCTGAAACGAACATCTACATTTACGGTTACCATCATAGCTACCGCTTTCATTTTCGAAAGGGGATTTGATTTGGCTTCAGAGAAGATTTTTGACACTATTAATAAAGGG aaaCTATGGAAACACATAAAGGACAAGTACGAGCAGTGA
- the Spn27A gene encoding uncharacterized protein Spn27A, producing MRLQLRYLCLLFAVIFIKQNDCAVRQNSSRANVSSRVTPQVEDDEDFVPYQGERFTVFDWMLFKNLGKANAGNVLLSPISIKLALVLLYEGAQDQTARELAGAMQLPVSVLATREKFNNILKSLQTPSSTYTLNIGSRIYVDKNVSTRQRYAATLKTFYNTDVINANLSDAHSIATAVNSWVNNITNGHIEKMIDDEKGLEDSVMLIVNALFFKSVWRRKYFAPENTRVSKFNINVNDSVNVPYMHGVGRFYFAESARLDAKILRLPYDGSKFAMYIILPHTLSGIDHIINEINPFTLARDIWAMQELPLDVWIPKFKFEFTSHLENTLRELGIRDIFDDTAQLTGIAKTKRASRHLQVSDVVHKTGIEVNENGTTAYAATEIQIGNKIEEGSFHANHPFVFYIEDETSGTILYVGKVKNPLSASETTGKVQHEFPSRFTDENAAMNSVPAAISAEDRYSFFNIDLLQRVNEDIEGNLVLSPSSAKVALTSLVEGTGGRTRQELLAALRLPPEEYVIRKLARRTFLPLKSYQNGTEIDVATRLWINPILMASPNYITTLNNYYGADIERLNFANANNAANVINGWVREHTRDNIKSIIQPGTLSADTQILLTSALYFKGRWLKSFDRHATRPRCFRVPARGCQNILMMENSSKYRYGYIASLDADVVEIPYSNGMTSMLIFLPAHEESDPYLQILSKDLSYVPMKTLLSSLNETEVLLSIPRFSIESKLDLRSPLMRMGVSDIFGPAANFTGIVHNNYLRIGNIIQNAKIEVDEEGTIAAAVTELAVVPLMANMASTFIANRPFMFTIVDLVTSETMFAGRFMGPATDNRSV from the exons ATGCGGCTCCAATTAA gaTATTTATGTCTCTTGTTCgccgtaatttttataaaacaaaacgaCTGCGCCGTGAGGCAAAATTCTTCACGGGCGAACGTTTCTTCAAGAGTTACTCCTCAAGTTGAAGATGACGAAGATTTTGTGCCTTATCAGGGCGAACGTTTCACCGTATTCGATTGGATGTTGTTCAag aatCTCGGCAAAGCGAATGCAGGGAATGTATTACTGTCACCGATATCCATAAAATTAGCATTGGTGCTTCTTTACGAAGGAGCTCAAGACCAAACTGCGCGAGAGCTTGCTGGAGCTATGCAACTTCCGGTTAGCGTGCTGGCCACTCGAGagaagtttaataatattttgaaatctcTGCAG ACTCCATCTTCCacatatactttaaatatcGGATCACGCATTTAcgttgataaaaatgtatcgaCCAGACAACGTTACGCGGCAACAttgaaaactttttacaataccGATGTGATCAATGCCAATTTGTCTGATGCGCATTCAATCGCGACTGCGGTTAATTCTTGGGTCAATAATATCACAAATGGACACATCGAGAAGATGATAGACGACG AGAAGGGTTTGGAGGACTCTGTAATGTTGATCGTGAATGCGTTATTCTTCAAAAGTGTTTGGCGCCGCAAGTACTTTGCGCCCGAAAATACTAGGGTTTCCAAATTTAACATCAACGTTAACGATAGCGTAAACGTGCCGTACATGCATGGCGTGGGTCGATTTTATTTCGCCGAATCTGCAAGACTCGATGCAAAAATACTCCGGCTTCCATACGAT GGTTCAAAATTCGCTATGTATATTATTCTACCTCACACGCTGTCCGGTATTGATCATATTATTAACGAGATCAATCCGTTTACATTGGCGAGAGACATATGGGCCATGCAAGAGTTGCCTCTCGATGTTTGGATCCCGAAATTCAAGTTTGAGTTCACAAGTCACTTGGAAAATACTTTGCGCGAG CTTGGTATCCGTGATATCTTCGACGACACTGCGCAGTTGACGGGAATAGCAAAAACAAAACGAGCTTCTAGACACTTGCAGGTATCCGATGTCGTGCATAAAACTGGAATAGAAGTAAATGAGAACGGCACAACTGCTTACGCTGCTACAG AGATACAGATTGGAAATAAGATAGAAGAGGGTTCGTTCCACGCCAATCACCCATTTGTGTTTTACATCGAGGATGAGACCAGCGGCACTATCCTTTACGTAGGCAAGGTGAAAAATCCCCTAAGTGCATCCGAGACTACGGGGAAAGTGCAGCACGAATTCCCATCGCGATTTACCGACGAAAACGCAGCGATGAATTCTG TTCCTGCTGCGATAAGTGCCGAAGACCGATACTCCTTTTTCAACATCGATCTCTTGCAG AGAGTGAACGAGGACATCGAGGGTAATTTAGTACTGTCTCCATCCAGTGCAAAAGTCGCCCTTACGAGTTTGGTGGAAGGTACTGGTGGTCGGACGCGTCAAGAACTTCTCGCAGCTCTGAGATTGCCACCGGAGGAATACGTCATTAGAAAATTAGCGAGACGCACTTTCCTGCCCttgaaa AGCTACCAAAATGGCACGGAAATCGACGTAGCCACTCGCTTATGGATCAATCCCATTCTCATGGCATCCCCTAATTACATAACGAccttgaataattattacggAGCCGATATCGAACGGCTAAATTTTGCAAACGCAAACAATGCGGCAAATGTAATCAACGGCTGGGTTCGCGAACATACACGAGATAATATCAAATCGATCATTCAGCCAg gCACTCTTAGCGCCGACACCCAAATACTGTTAACATCGGCCTTATACTTCAAAGGACGATGGTTGAAATCCTTCGATAGGCATGCCACGCGTCCGCGGTGTTTCCGTGTTCCCGCACGTGGTTGCCAAAACATTCTCATGATGGAAAATAGTTCCAAGTATCGGTACGGCTATATAGCTTCCCTCGACGCTGACGTAGTGGAAATTCCGTACTCG AACGGCATGACGTCGATGTTGATATTTCTTCCGGCTCATGAAGAGAGCGATCCGTACCTCCAGATCTTATCCAAAGATCTGTCGTATGTTCCAATGAAAACGCTGCTAAGTAGTCTCAATGAAACTGAAGTGCTCCTTTCTATTCCGCGATTCAGCATTGAGAGCAAACTAGATTTACGTTCACCCTTGATGCGC ATGGGTGTATCGGACATTTTCGGCCCGGCAGCAAATTTCACGGGAAtcgtacataataattatttacgtataggaaatataattcaaaatgcTAAAATAGAAGTCGATGAGGAGGGAACTATTGCTGCTGCTGTAACAG aaCTCGCAGTTGTGCCTCTTATGGCTAACATGGCGTCAACTTTCATAGCAAACAGACCATTTATGTTTACTATTGTCGATCTGGTAACGAGCGAGACCATGTTTGCTGGTCGTTTCATGGGTCCTGCTACAGACAACAGAAGTGTTTAg